In Mycolicibacterium nivoides, the DNA window GCACATACGGCTGTCGCTGGCGACCGACGGTGGTGTGGCTCGGTTGCGTGCCTATGGCGAGGTGATACCCGACCCGGCGTTGTGGTCCGACGTCACCATCGAGGTATCCGGCCTGGAGCAAGGCGGCCGCGTCGAATGGTGCAGCGACGCGTTCTATTCCGACGCCGGTTCGCTGGTGGCCCCCGACCGGCCGCGCAACATGGGCGATGGCTGGGAAACGCGCCGCCGCCGGGACATCGGCCCGGAGGATCACGACGCGGTGGTGATCTCCTTCGCCGTACCGACCGATCTGAAGCGCATCGAGATCGACACGTCCTACTTCGTGTTCAACGCGTCGCCGGAGGTGGCCGTTCTCGGCGCCGGGGTACGTGCGGACGACGAACGCGGCTGGGCGGCGGTGCAATTCGACATTCCTGTGCTCAGCCGCGTGCGACTGGCCGCCGACGCCAGGCAGGTTTTCGTGGTTGATGCCCGTGGCGTCACCGCATTGCGGGTGCAGGCGTATCCCGACGGCGGCATCGCCAGGGTGCGCGCGTCGGGCACACCGACCGTCCAAGGGCTGCAACAGCTTCGAGAGAAGTGGACGGAGTGCTCGTGAGCGATGTTCTGGCGTCGGACTGCGCGGGATTGTGGCGGCGCACCTTGCTGATCGAGGCCGACGGAACGCGTGACACCGGGACGGACGTCGTGTGGTTGCAGGCCGGTAGCGCCTACGTCGACTCCCGCGGCTTCGGTGGTGAGCTGGTCCAGCGGGGCACCGTGTTCTCCTGGCGACGTGACGTCGAGCTGGTGCCGTCGGGCCCTGCTCCCGACGAGGGTGAGATGCGCTGGGACGGGGACACTCTGATCGAGACCGGCGTGCATGAAGACTACGTCGAGCATTGGGTGCGCGATCCCGGTCCGACAACCCCTCGCGGCGGGTTTTTCCTGCGTGCACCCGACGGAGGCCAGGCCCTCCTGGTGCGGGTCGGGCCGATCTTCGGGTGGCTGGGCGCCGGTGAGGCGGTGATCGACACGGTGGGCGGACCGCGATGGGCCGCACTCGCCGTCGAATTGGAAGGTCAGCAGATTCAGGCCAACGGCGTGCTCTGGGTCGTGGAACGAACTGAAGGGACAGTGAATCTGTGAGTGGCACAACATCGTTGGCGGCGTTCATGTCCGTGCCGATCATCGACATCAGCGGGCTGCGTTCGCCCCGGCGTGACGAGCGGGAACGGGTCGCGGCCGAGATCGGCGCGGCGGCCCGCGAAGTCGGCTTCTTCTACATCAGCGGATCCGGCATCGAGGAGTCGGTGTTCGAGCGGATGCTCGCTGCCACCAAGCAGTTCTTCGCACTGCCGCTGGAGGAGAAGATGCGCAGCTATATCGGGCTGTCGCAGTGTCACCGCGGTTATGTGCCGGTAGGGGAGGAGGGCCTCGAATCCGACAGCCCTCCCGACCTGAAGGAAGCCTTCGACACCGCGCTCGACCTGCCGGCCGACGACCCCGACCATCTGGCGGGCAACCCGATGCTCGGACCGAACACCTGGCCCGATCTGCCCGGATTCGCCGAAGCGGTGACGCCCTACTACCAGGCTGTGATCGACGTTGGCCGGCAACTGTTGTGGGCGTTCGCGGTGGCGCTGGGGGAGGACCCCGAGGTGTTCTCCCGGCACGCCACGAAGACACCCAGCCAACTGCGGTTGATGCACTACCCGTACAACGCCGACGCGCAGGACGGACAGGGTATCGGCGCACACACCGACTACGAGTGCTTCACGCTGCTCAAGCCCACCGCGCCCGGCCTGGAAGTGCTCAACGGCGCCGGCGAGTGGATCGACGTGCCACCGGTGGACGGGACGTTCGTCGTCAACATCGGAGATCTGCTCGAACTGTGGACCAACGGAACGTTCGTGGCGACCAGTCACCGGGTGCGCCGCGTGGCGCAGGAGCGCTACTCGTTCCCACTGTTCTTCAACGTCGACTATCACACCGAGGTGAAACCGCTGCCCCGGTTCGTCGCGACCGACGGGCCCCAGCGCCAGCCACTGCGAGCCGGTGAGCATCTGTTCGCTCAGACCGCGCAGACCTTCGCGTATCTGCGCCGCCGGATGCAGGCGGGGGAACTGGTGCTACCCGACGGGTCCCTGGCCACCGGGCAATTCGGTCAGCAGGCCGTGTACGGAGTCGATGGCCGGATCAGTTGATCGGGGCGTTCACCCAGCGCAGGTCATCGAGGATGCCGCGGGCGGCCACGATGTTCTGACCGGTCTGCCAGACCTCGTTGTTCACCACGAACACCCGGTTGTCCTTGGCGGCGGACAGGGCCCGCCACGCCGGGCTCTGCAGGATCTTGGGTGCGTTGTCCCTGGCCGCCTCGGATGCGAACGAGACGTAGACGATGTCCGCGTCGGCGATGCGGTAGTCGGCGTCGGTGGTGCCGAGCTCCTCGTAGGGTTTGTCGGTAAACCGTTGCGCGGCAGGTCGATCCAATCCGACTGCGGCCAGCACGCTGCCGGCGAAGGTGTCAGTGCCGTACACGCGGACGGTGTTCTCGGTCAGCTGCACCACCGAGGCCTGGAAGTGCCCGGCGTCATTCTGCGCTCCGGCGTCGCGGGCGGCATCGTCGAATTTCGCGATCAGGTCCGCCGCGGCGTCCCTGCGACCCGTCGCCTCGCCCACCGCACGCAGTGTGTCGCGCCAGGCGGCCCCGGGCGCCCCGGTGAACACGGTCGGGGCGATCGCCGACAGCGCGCCGAACGACGCCGGAGTGAGGCTCGCGGAGCCGAGGATCAGTTCGGGGTTGGCCGACTTGATGGCCTCGAGGTCCGGCGCGTTCCGGGAACCGGCCGGGGCGACCCCGTGCACGACGGCTCCCAGATAGGAGGGCTGCTCGGACGAACCGTCCGGAAGTGCGGCCGCGACGATGCGGGACTGCAGACCCAGCGCGCACAACGCATCGAGCTGGTCCCCGGACAGCGCGACGATGCGCTGCGGATCGCCGCGCACCTCGGTGGACTCCGAGATATCCGAGCTGTTCGCTCCGCCTCCTCGGGCATTGCGGACGTCGCGCGCCGACTGATCGGCCGCGGCCGGCTCGGCCGCGCAGGATTCGTCGGGGCGGCGCTGATTGCCCAGCACGCCGGAATCGGCGATCTTGGTGACACTGGTCGTCATCGACGTCTGCGCCTGCTGCGTCTGCTCGGCAGAGCCGCACCCGCTGGCGAGGGTCGCGGCCGCGGCGATCACCGCGACTACGGCGCGGGGTCGGTTGGTCAGCACCGGGCGACCGTAACATTCACCGCTTTGTCGCTGGTCAGGACCTCGCGGCCGAAAGACGCGACGCTGCGGCGCCACGCAGTACGACAGTTTGTAGGACCCAGGGACGCCGAGGCCGCCGGGAGCGTTAGGATTCAGTTCGATAAGCGGGATTTCCCGACGAATCTTTGGAGGATCTCTTGGTAGCCGAAGCGCCCCCAATCGGAGAACTCGAGGCACGTCGTCCTTTTCCGGAACGGATGGGCCCCAAGGGCAACCTGATCTACAAGCTCATCACCACGACCGATCACAAGCTGATCGGCATCATGTACTGCGTCGCCTGCTTCGCCTTCTTCTTCATCGGCGGGCTGATGGCGCTGTTCATGCGTACCGAACTGGCGATGCCTGGCCTGCAGTTCCTGAGCAATGAGCAGTTCAACCAGCTGTTCACCATGCACGGCACGGTGATGCTGCTGTTCTACGCCACCCCGATCGTGTTCGGGTTCGCCAACCTGGTGCTCCCGTTGCAGATCGGCGCGCCCGACGTGGCGTTCCCGCGGCTGAACGCCCTGTCGTTCTGGCTGTTCCTGTTCGGCGCGCTGATCGCCCTTGGCGGCTTCATCACGCCGGGCGGTGCCGCGGACTTCGGCTGGACGGCCTACTCGCCGCTGACCGACGCCATCCACTCGCCGGGAGCCGGCGGTGACCTGTGGATCCTGGGCCTGGCCGTCGGTGGTCTTGGCACCATCCTCGGTGGCGTCAACATGATCACCACCATCGTCTGCATGCGTGCGCCCGGTATGACCATGTTCCGGATGCCGATCTTCACCTGGAACATCCTGGTGACCTCGATCCTGGTGCTGATCGCGTTCCCGATCCTGACCGCGGCGCTGTTCGGCCTGGCCGCCGACCGCCACCTGGGCGCACACATCTACGACCCGGCCAACGGCGGTGTCCTGTTGTGGCAGCACCTGTTCTGGTTCTTCGGTCACCCCGAGGTGTACATCATCGCGCTGCCGTTCTTCGGCATCGTGTCCGAGATCTTCCCGGTGTTCAGCCGCAAGCCGATCTTCGGTTACACCACGCTGATCTACGCCACCATCAGCATCGCGGCCCTGTCCGTCGCGGTGTGGGCACACCACATGTACGCCACCGGTGCGGTCCTGCTGCCGTTCTTCTCCTTCATGACGTTCCTGATCGCGGTCCCGACCGGTATCAAGTTCTTCAACTGGATCGGCACGATGTGGAAGGGCCAGCTGACATTCGAGACGCCGATGCTGTTCTCGGTCGGCTTCCTGATCACCTTCCTGCTGGGTGGCCTGTCCGGCGTGCTGCTGGCCAGCCCGCCGATCGACTTCCACGTCACCGACAGCTACTTCGTCATCGCGCACTTCCACTACGTGCTCTTCGGCACCATCGTGTTCGCCACCTACGCGGGCATCTACTTCTGGTTCCCGAAGATGGTCGGACGTCTGCTCGACGAGCGCCTGGGCAAGCTGCACTTCTGGCTGACCTTCATCGGTTTCCACACCACGTTCCTGGTGCAGCACTGGGTCGGTGACGAGGGCATGCCGCGCCGCTACGCCGACTATCTGCCCACCGACGGGTTCACCACGCTCAACGTGATCTCCACGATCGGTGCCTTCATCCTGGGCATCTCGACGCTGCCGTTCGTGTGGAACGTGTTCAAGAGCTGGCGCTACGGCGAGCCCGTGACCGTCGATGATCCCTGGGGTTACGGCAACTCGCTGGAGTGGGCGACCTCGTGCCCGCCGCCGCGGCACAACTTCACCGAGCTGCCCCGGATCCGTTCGGAGCGCCCGGCGTTCGAGCTGCACTACCCGCACATGGTCGAGCGGATGCGTGCCGAGGCCCACGTCGGCCGCACGCATCATCCAGAGCTCGAGTCTGCGGACAGCTCCAGCTGACGGGTGGCAGCATCCGGGGGTGAGCACGTCGAGGATGTTTCGATGATCGGTGCTCCGCGAGAGCGCTCGTCGGTACTGATCACCGTCACCGGAGTCGATCAGCCCGGTGTCACATCGGCGCTGTTCGAGGTGCTCGCCCGCCATCAGGTCGAACTACGCAACGTCGAACAGGTCGTGGTCCGCGGCCGGCTCACCCTGGGTGTGCTGGTCGCGGCGCCGGCCGAGACGGTCGACGGCGATGCGCTCCGCAGCGACGTCGAGACGGCGATTCACCGGCTCGGCCTGGACGTGACGATCGAGCGCAGTGACGACATGCCCGTCATGCGCGAGCCTTCGACCCACACCATCGTGGTGCTGGGCCGCCCGATCACCGCCGAGGCGTTCAGTGTGGTGGCCCGTGCGGTCGCGGGTCTGGGCGTCAACATCGACACGATCCGCGGAGTGTCCGACTATCCGGTGACCGGCCTGGAACTCCGGGTCTCTGTGCCGGCCGGAGCCGCGTACAGCCAACTGCAGTCGGCGTTGGCCCAGGTGGCCGTCGACGAAGGCGTCGACATCGCACTCGAGGACTACAGCCTGGCCCGGCGGGCCAAGCGGCTCATCGTCTTCGACGTCGACTCCACCCTGATCCAGGGTGAGGTCATCGAGATGCTGGCCGCCCGGGCCGGTATGGAAGCCCAGGTGGCCGCCGTCACCGAGGCGGCGATGCGCGGCGAACTGGATTTCGCCGAATCCCTGCACCGCCGGGTGGCGACCCTGGCGGGTCTGCCCGCCTCCGTGCTCGACGATGTCGCCGAACAGGTGGAGCTGACGCCCGGTGCCCGGACCACCATCCGGACCCTGCGCCGGCTCGGCTTTTACTGCGGTGTGGTGTCAGGCGGCTTCCGACAGGTCATCGAGCCGCTCGCGCACGAACTCATGCTCGATTACGTGGCCGCCAACGAACTGGAAGTCGTTGACGGCAAGCTGACCGGGCGGGTCATCGGCCAGGTCGTCGACCGGCCCGGAAAAGCCAAGGCGCTTCGCGATTTCGCCCAGCAGGTCGGCGTGCCCATGGAACAGACCGTGGCCGTGGGCGACGGGGCCAACGACATCGACATGCTGGCGGCAGCGGGCCTCGGTGTCGCGTTCAACGCCAAACCCGCGTTGCGTGAGGTCGCCGATGCGTCGCTGAGCCATCCCTACCTGGACACGGTGCTGTTCATCCTCGGTGTCACCCGCGGTGAGATCGAGGCCGCCGACGCCCAGGACGGCGTGCTG includes these proteins:
- the alc gene encoding allantoicase, with translation MIPAVPGVDLASRVVGGSVVAASDESFGFKERLVDPAEPAFVPGTFDLRGEIVDGWETRRHAGPGGDWAIVRLGSPGRLCAVDVDTRFFSGNHPQACRLDAAVLAPSADATDPDVQWTTIVEPTALKPDSNNLMTVTDRRRWTHIRLSLATDGGVARLRAYGEVIPDPALWSDVTIEVSGLEQGGRVEWCSDAFYSDAGSLVAPDRPRNMGDGWETRRRRDIGPEDHDAVVISFAVPTDLKRIEIDTSYFVFNASPEVAVLGAGVRADDERGWAAVQFDIPVLSRVRLAADARQVFVVDARGVTALRVQAYPDGGIARVRASGTPTVQGLQQLREKWTECS
- a CDS encoding isopenicillin N synthase family dioxygenase; the protein is MSGTTSLAAFMSVPIIDISGLRSPRRDERERVAAEIGAAAREVGFFYISGSGIEESVFERMLAATKQFFALPLEEKMRSYIGLSQCHRGYVPVGEEGLESDSPPDLKEAFDTALDLPADDPDHLAGNPMLGPNTWPDLPGFAEAVTPYYQAVIDVGRQLLWAFAVALGEDPEVFSRHATKTPSQLRLMHYPYNADAQDGQGIGAHTDYECFTLLKPTAPGLEVLNGAGEWIDVPPVDGTFVVNIGDLLELWTNGTFVATSHRVRRVAQERYSFPLFFNVDYHTEVKPLPRFVATDGPQRQPLRAGEHLFAQTAQTFAYLRRRMQAGELVLPDGSLATGQFGQQAVYGVDGRIS
- a CDS encoding iron-siderophore ABC transporter substrate-binding protein, giving the protein MLTNRPRAVVAVIAAAATLASGCGSAEQTQQAQTSMTTSVTKIADSGVLGNQRRPDESCAAEPAAADQSARDVRNARGGGANSSDISESTEVRGDPQRIVALSGDQLDALCALGLQSRIVAAALPDGSSEQPSYLGAVVHGVAPAGSRNAPDLEAIKSANPELILGSASLTPASFGALSAIAPTVFTGAPGAAWRDTLRAVGEATGRRDAAADLIAKFDDAARDAGAQNDAGHFQASVVQLTENTVRVYGTDTFAGSVLAAVGLDRPAAQRFTDKPYEELGTTDADYRIADADIVYVSFASEAARDNAPKILQSPAWRALSAAKDNRVFVVNNEVWQTGQNIVAARGILDDLRWVNAPIN
- the ctaD gene encoding cytochrome c oxidase subunit I — translated: MVAEAPPIGELEARRPFPERMGPKGNLIYKLITTTDHKLIGIMYCVACFAFFFIGGLMALFMRTELAMPGLQFLSNEQFNQLFTMHGTVMLLFYATPIVFGFANLVLPLQIGAPDVAFPRLNALSFWLFLFGALIALGGFITPGGAADFGWTAYSPLTDAIHSPGAGGDLWILGLAVGGLGTILGGVNMITTIVCMRAPGMTMFRMPIFTWNILVTSILVLIAFPILTAALFGLAADRHLGAHIYDPANGGVLLWQHLFWFFGHPEVYIIALPFFGIVSEIFPVFSRKPIFGYTTLIYATISIAALSVAVWAHHMYATGAVLLPFFSFMTFLIAVPTGIKFFNWIGTMWKGQLTFETPMLFSVGFLITFLLGGLSGVLLASPPIDFHVTDSYFVIAHFHYVLFGTIVFATYAGIYFWFPKMVGRLLDERLGKLHFWLTFIGFHTTFLVQHWVGDEGMPRRYADYLPTDGFTTLNVISTIGAFILGISTLPFVWNVFKSWRYGEPVTVDDPWGYGNSLEWATSCPPPRHNFTELPRIRSERPAFELHYPHMVERMRAEAHVGRTHHPELESADSSS
- the serB gene encoding phosphoserine phosphatase SerB codes for the protein MIGAPRERSSVLITVTGVDQPGVTSALFEVLARHQVELRNVEQVVVRGRLTLGVLVAAPAETVDGDALRSDVETAIHRLGLDVTIERSDDMPVMREPSTHTIVVLGRPITAEAFSVVARAVAGLGVNIDTIRGVSDYPVTGLELRVSVPAGAAYSQLQSALAQVAVDEGVDIALEDYSLARRAKRLIVFDVDSTLIQGEVIEMLAARAGMEAQVAAVTEAAMRGELDFAESLHRRVATLAGLPASVLDDVAEQVELTPGARTTIRTLRRLGFYCGVVSGGFRQVIEPLAHELMLDYVAANELEVVDGKLTGRVIGQVVDRPGKAKALRDFAQQVGVPMEQTVAVGDGANDIDMLAAAGLGVAFNAKPALREVADASLSHPYLDTVLFILGVTRGEIEAADAQDGVLRRVEIPED